The Deinococcus sp. KNUC1210 genomic interval CGCTGTCAGCCAGGGCTGCCCCCAATGTACGCAGGTATCAAGAGCAAGCGGCTGAGGTACTTGACGGGTCTCCGGGCGTTCAGTACAGTTCGCATACCTCATGGAGTTGCCTGTGCGCCAACGTTAAGCCCTGCTGGCCTGACCTGACTTCCTTCCCCGGGAAGTCGTCCTCAGACTTGTAGGAGCGAAACTCATGCACTGGAGCGACACGTTTTATGCCCGGCAGGCTGCTGACGCTGGCGTCAATACCACCGACATCCATCCCTCCTCTCACACCCTCGCCGCCCGCGTCACCACCCATCTCGGTGTCCCCTCCCGTCTCCTGGAGTTGGGCAGCGGCGGCGGTCAGTTCGCAATCGCCGCTGCGCTGCTCGGCCACGACGTGACGGCCATCGAACGCGTGCCGCTGCTCGTCTCGCACAGCCGTTCGCTGGCGCTGAGCTATCAAGTTCATCCAGACATCCAGCAACAGGACTTCTTCACGGTCCAGCTCCCAGACGCCCATTACGGTGCCGTGTGCTGCTGGGACACCTTCGGCATCGGGGAGGACGATGAGCAACGACACCTGCTGGCCCGCATGGCTGGATGGCTGTCGCCGAAGGGCCGCGTCTATCTCGACGTGTTCACGCCTTGGTACTGGGCACACGCTGCTGGAACCGCACCGCAGTTGCCCGGCTTCACCCGCGAGTACGGTTTTGACGCGGACGGCTGCCGGATGCTCGACACATATCGTCCCGACGATGGGCGCGAGCCGTTCACCCAGTCGCTGCGCTGCTACAGCCCGGCGGATCTGCGGTTGCTGCTGGAAGGCACAGGGCTCTACCTCACGGACCTATGGCCTGGTGGTCACTACGACGTGCAAGCTGGCCGATGGACGCCGGAAGTGGCGCTGGGCCGGGCCATGAGCTACACGGCGATCCTCGAAGCTCGTGTGTAGCCGCTCATTACACAGAGGATCTTATGGTCGAGCGTGGCATTGCGCCAGAAACGCATACAT includes:
- a CDS encoding bifunctional 2-polyprenyl-6-hydroxyphenol methylase/3-demethylubiquinol 3-O-methyltransferase UbiG — translated: MHWSDTFYARQAADAGVNTTDIHPSSHTLAARVTTHLGVPSRLLELGSGGGQFAIAAALLGHDVTAIERVPLLVSHSRSLALSYQVHPDIQQQDFFTVQLPDAHYGAVCCWDTFGIGEDDEQRHLLARMAGWLSPKGRVYLDVFTPWYWAHAAGTAPQLPGFTREYGFDADGCRMLDTYRPDDGREPFTQSLRCYSPADLRLLLEGTGLYLTDLWPGGHYDVQAGRWTPEVALGRAMSYTAILEARV